Within the Rhizobium sp. BG4 genome, the region GACGGCTGTCTCCGATGCCGGCGTAACGAAGCAGACACTCTATGAGGTGGACCGCGCGCAATTTACCCGCGGGACCTACGATCGCGCACTGGATTCCCTCAATCTCGTCAATAGCGAAATCGAGGCCCACATCCGGTCGACCTGGGGAAGGAGGTAAGTGAATGTCGAGAAAGAACCTGCTTGAGATTTCGAGCCCGAACGGGGAACGCCCCGAACCGGCACCTCATCGTGACAGCCGGCCATTGGCCGGCCTTGCTCCGACGGTCCGCTCAGGCTCACCTGTCGGGGGCATTACAAAAACCCTCGGAAACATAACCGAGAAGATGGAGCGCGCCACCGACCTTGAAAGGCAGCTGGCACAGGGACAGACAATCGTCGAGATTGATCCGGCTCTCGTTGACGCCTCATTCGTTGCCGATCGACTTGAAATCGATCCCGTTGAACTTGCACAACTCGTCGAGCAGATTCGCGAACACGGGCAGCAGGTTCCGGTTCTGCTCAGGCCGCATCCCGGGGCCAGATCGAGATACCAGGTTGCCTATGGTCATCGTCGTTTGGCGGCAACGCGGATGCTCGGCATCAAGGTCCGTGCCGTCATTCGCGAACTGACCGACGAACAGCTGGTGGTCAGCCAAGGACAGGAAAACAGCGCCCGCACCAACCTGTCATTCATCGAGCGGGCATTGTTTGCTGCACGCCTGGAGGAACGCGGCTTCGGTCGCGACGTAATCATGGCGTCTCTCGGCGTCGACAAGGCTGCGCTGTCCAAGATGATGTCGGTCATTTCTCAGGTTCCGATGGCCGTCCTTACGGCAATCGGCGCTGCTCCAGATGTCGGCCGGCGACGCTGGGCAGAGCTGGCAGAAAGACTGACCCCAAGCAATTGCGAGACCATTGCGACCGAGTTGTCCGCGGACAACTGGCGTGCCTTGAGCAGTCCGGAACGGTTCCAAAGAGCTCTCGAAATTGCACAAAACAAGGAGCAGCGTACTGTTTCGGCCGCTACCAAGGCAGAAATTCCAGGCCTGCCCGTCACCCTGAAGACGTCAGCAAAGAGTGCCACCTTTGTCTTCAACAACAAGGCCGCACCTGGATTCGACCGATTTGTGCAGGAGAGGCTTTCGCAGCTCTTCGCCGAATACCAACAGCAACAAGGAGCGTAACGCGCAAAAGAAAAAGGCCCCCAAACGTCGCCGTCGTGGAAGCCCTTCTCGATCTTAAGCAAATCAAGAATCGCATTTCCCCGAATCACAGTCAAGAGTCTTGGCGCCATTTTGGTGAGCGGATTTCTTTTGCCTCAACGTAGGTGAAAGAAAAATGGATACGACATATGTGACGACGCCTGTTGGGCGGCGGCCGATGACGCTTGCCATGATGTTGGCACAGCACAAGGCCGGTACCTTGCCAAAGGACCACCGGCGCAACAAGTGGAAGCTCTTCAGATCGGTCTGCGAGGCACGCCGTGATCTCTGCGTGAGCGACCGGGCGCTGACGGTTCTTGATGCCTTGCTGACGTTTTTGCCTGATGATGACCTGTCCGGCAGTGCCTCCCTCGTTGTGTTTCCGTCGAATGTTCAGCTCTCAATCCGGGCCCGGGGCATGACGCCAGCGACCCTACGCCGGCATCTGGCTATGCTCGTTGACGCCGGATTGATTGCCCGCAAGGACAGTCCCAATGGAAAGCGCTATGCCCGGCGGGGAAAGGGTGGGGAAATCGATGAGGCCTTCGGGTTCAACCTGGCCCCGCTGCTTGCCCGCGCCGATGAGATCGAAGCTGTCGCCGAACGTCTGCGCCTCGAGCGGGAACACCTTCGCCTTGCCAAGGAACGTCTTTCAATCTGCCGCCGTGATATCGGCAAACTGATTGCTGCAGCTACGCTCGAGGAAGTCCCCGGTGACTGGACATCGCTTTTTGGGGCGTTCCGCCGCGTTGTCGATGGATTGCCTCGCCAGGCCACTCTCCTGGAGGTCGAAACTGCATTGCGTCAGCTCGAAGATATTCGCTCCGGTGTCGTCAACCAATTGGAAACTCATGTAAAAGCACAAAATACAGGCGCCAATGAATCGCAGGGTGAGCGCCACATACAGGATTCAGATCCAGAATCCCTTTTTGAAATTGAAGCCGCAAATCACCACGAAGAAATCCAGCAGTCAGGTCCGGAGACCTTCGTCACTCAGATGGGAGGCGGAGAATATACAACGTCAGCGGTCAATCTCGGCGCTGTCTTGAAGGCATGCCCGCAAGTGAACTCCTACGGCCCGAACGGAGCCGTCCGAAACTGGCAGGATCTCGCTGCTGCAACAGAGATCGTGCGCACCATGCTTGGCATCAGTCGTTCGGCCTATCAGGATGCGGTCCTCGCTATGGGTGCCGAAGGGGCGGCAATCGTCACGGCGTGCATTCTTGAAGGCGCAGAGCGGATAAACTCGCCGGGTGGATACCTGCGCAGCCTCACCCTTCGAGCGCGGCATCGCTCCTTCCAGCCAGGCCCCATGCTCCAGGCACTGTTGCGAGGTAGCCGTCAGAACAGTTGAAAGTCGCATGCAAACCGTAAGGCCCGATGATGAAAGCCCATGCAAACTAAAAAGCAGTCCTACACCTTGAGGAAAGGGATGACGGAAACTAAGATCCATTTCACTTCTTCTCACGCAAAGATATGTTTTGTTTTCAGAGGGCTACCCCTACACTGCAGATATTTCTGAAGCGTTCCTTAACCTGATAATCAACGCGATGATGCTTCCACGGGCCCAACGGCGCTAGGGCACGATTGCTGGCCACAAACGGGAATTTCAATCGACGCCGTTTTTGGGCGGTAATGAGGACGACCATGGAAAGACATCGGAGAGGCCGCGCCCAGGTAGCCGGCGGACAGGATCACGAAGCGCGCTACAACGCGAAGAGAAAAACGCCGTGAAGCTGTCTGTTGGTTGGACCGGCGATTCCCGTAGAAAAATCGATCCAACTCGGCAAGAAGGCGAGCTCAGAACGCGATCGGACTGATCGATCCGCTCGTTGGCGCGTTACTCTCCCGGAGAACGCAACCATGACGGACGGAATTAGCAAAAGCAGGAATGCCACGACGCGGCCAATCGGCTCGCTGCGAGCGAGTGTACGAATTCACCCGCCGTGAAGCGCTGGCCGAAGAGCGTCGACGGCGCCACGAGATGAGGGAACGTTCGAAAAGGCTCGCCTGAAGGCGCAGGAGCAGGCCGCCAATCATAAGCCACAGGAGGCAATCATGGACGACGACATTCGAAAGGACGCATACAAGCGGTGGGAGGACGAAGGTCGCCCTGAAGGCCAGCACGAGCGACATTGGCGCGAGGCCGAAGAGGCCCACCGGTCGAAATCGAGCGGGACACCACAGACGTGGTCTTCGGACCATGGTGGCGGGGTCGTACCGCCGGACGGAAGCGAGACTTCCTCGGACGCAATCCGTTCAAACGAGCCGGGAAGCTTCAAGCCGGGCGAACTCGCTTCCGAAAACAAGTGATCTTGTCCAGCAACTGGAAGCCACGATGATCGATCCTTGTCCTACGCACACTACCGGTTATGGTCGATCTTCGTCATATTGCTCTGCCCCCGCGATCGGCGCTAGCCAGGGTTCCCGGCGCTTTACCCAAAGTTCGTATGTAGGCCTTAGCGGCGTCGGCGCGTCGGACAGAACGCCGAGCTTGACCTCGGCCTCCCGTTCGTTGGCCGAGAACAGCCGCGACCCGCATTTTGGGCAAAATGATCGACCGCGAAACTCACGTGTTTCGCCTTTCAATTCGAACCCGCTCGCGGGCCAGACGCCGAAGAACGTGAACGCCGATCCGCTTTCTTGACGACAGTCGGTGCAATGACAGATGCCGGTGCGCAGGGGTTCGCCGCGCACAGCAACCTTCACATCGCCACAAGAGCAGGAACCGACCAGCGTTCTCATGCCGACTTCTCCGCTGCATCATCGACGACGTCGGTCTCCGGACGGTCTCCGCCAGATGCATGCTCGGTCTGCCAGCGTCCGTCCGCAAGCTGATATGAAATCTCGGCGTCGCGGCCTTCCAGGTGCTGTCGCTCTGCAGCAGATCTTGCCGCGGCAAGCGCCGCGTCATGGTCGGCAAAGGACTCGGACCACACCTCGCCTAGTCGATACGCGAAACCTCCGTCGTGCTCTGCGACATGATAGGTGATCTTGCTCATGTGTCATCCTCTTGAGACTATCAAAGAAAGCGCGCGGTTTGCTCAGCAGAACGAGCCTAGTCAGTTGGGCCGCCTTAGATCGGCGCAATCAAGGCTGCGGTGGCAGTTGCCAGGTCTTCGACGCTTTGCTTCTTCCCAAGGCAGCTTCGAAGGCCTCCATCAAATCGCGCTTCTGCACCTCGCGTCCGGAATTTTGGTGCACGTCCGATCCACTCTGTGCTCACTATGATGCAAGAAACGCGGCCGATAACCCCCAGTTCCGCTTCAGCCATATCGGCGATGAGCTTAATGCGAGCCATCGTCCGTTTTATCCTCCCAGGTCGTCCTCAGCGGCGTCTAAAGTGGCTCGGAGTCTGGTCGAGCACGACAGTTGGACGGCCTGATGACGTCAAGACAGCTCCTACTCGGGCAATCCCTCTACGAAAGCAAGGCCCCTCGCAGGTTCTCTCGTCGCGCGTATGGCTGACCGCCATTTTTATCCCGCATCCTGTCGGGTGGCACTGCCAATGGATGTTCCAATTTAGCGCGGGTGGAAACACTGGCGCTAATTTTTCGTCTTGATGGAACCTGACAAGGCCCAACTCGTTTGTGCCGTGAACGTCATCGCTTTGACCCAGCACGCACGTTCAAGGCTGACTGCAATTAGCCAAAAAGGCCACCGTCGCATCGCCCGCCACGGTGGCTTTTTTATACGTGAGAACTGCCCGGCGAGGGTTAGGTCAAACGAGCACCCCCACGCGATAACGGGGCTGCAATCGCCACGTCGCAAACTTAGGTGAGGTCATCGCCGGACTGCAGGGAAAAAACGATGACCTCCTCCTAAATGAGGCCTGCGTCGCCATTACCCGCGTGCAAGTTAGCCAAGCCGGAACAGTGCTGCTGCCGGGAGGTCCTGAGAAAAGAGAAAA harbors:
- the repB gene encoding plasmid partitioning protein RepB, whose protein sequence is MSRKNLLEISSPNGERPEPAPHRDSRPLAGLAPTVRSGSPVGGITKTLGNITEKMERATDLERQLAQGQTIVEIDPALVDASFVADRLEIDPVELAQLVEQIREHGQQVPVLLRPHPGARSRYQVAYGHRRLAATRMLGIKVRAVIRELTDEQLVVSQGQENSARTNLSFIERALFAARLEERGFGRDVIMASLGVDKAALSKMMSVISQVPMAVLTAIGAAPDVGRRRWAELAERLTPSNCETIATELSADNWRALSSPERFQRALEIAQNKEQRTVSAATKAEIPGLPVTLKTSAKSATFVFNNKAAPGFDRFVQERLSQLFAEYQQQQGA
- the repC gene encoding plasmid replication protein RepC encodes the protein MDTTYVTTPVGRRPMTLAMMLAQHKAGTLPKDHRRNKWKLFRSVCEARRDLCVSDRALTVLDALLTFLPDDDLSGSASLVVFPSNVQLSIRARGMTPATLRRHLAMLVDAGLIARKDSPNGKRYARRGKGGEIDEAFGFNLAPLLARADEIEAVAERLRLEREHLRLAKERLSICRRDIGKLIAAATLEEVPGDWTSLFGAFRRVVDGLPRQATLLEVETALRQLEDIRSGVVNQLETHVKAQNTGANESQGERHIQDSDPESLFEIEAANHHEEIQQSGPETFVTQMGGGEYTTSAVNLGAVLKACPQVNSYGPNGAVRNWQDLAAATEIVRTMLGISRSAYQDAVLAMGAEGAAIVTACILEGAERINSPGGYLRSLTLRARHRSFQPGPMLQALLRGSRQNS
- a CDS encoding DUF2934 domain-containing protein — its product is MDDDIRKDAYKRWEDEGRPEGQHERHWREAEEAHRSKSSGTPQTWSSDHGGGVVPPDGSETSSDAIRSNEPGSFKPGELASENK
- a CDS encoding GFA family protein; this encodes MRTLVGSCSCGDVKVAVRGEPLRTGICHCTDCRQESGSAFTFFGVWPASGFELKGETREFRGRSFCPKCGSRLFSANEREAEVKLGVLSDAPTPLRPTYELWVKRREPWLAPIAGAEQYDEDRP
- a CDS encoding DUF2188 domain-containing protein translates to MSKITYHVAEHDGGFAYRLGEVWSESFADHDAALAAARSAAERQHLEGRDAEISYQLADGRWQTEHASGGDRPETDVVDDAAEKSA